A window from Solanum stenotomum isolate F172 chromosome 7, ASM1918654v1, whole genome shotgun sequence encodes these proteins:
- the LOC125870132 gene encoding uncharacterized protein LOC125870132, with the protein MAQANQEVRLRVEPNVSTMASRLRDFTRMNPPILLGSKMNKDPQEFLDEVYKIVQSMGVTAIEKAELAGYQLKNVAEVWYTQWKDNRPLREGPISWEVFKKTFLDRFFPHKKREAKVEEFINLRQGGMSVQEYPLKFTKLSKYAPSLVSDLREEMSRFVTGVSDVIEQGCRAAMLHDNMDISNLMVHAQQVEPRKKNREAKRAKPEEQS; encoded by the coding sequence ATGGCCCAAGCCAACCAAGAAGTTAGACTCCGTGTAGAGCCCAATGTGAGTACCATGGCCTCACGGTTGAGAGATTTCACTAGGATGAACCCTCCTATCTTGTTGGGTTCCAAAATGAATAAAGACCCAcaagagtttttggatgagGTTTATAAGATAGTGCAATCTATGGGGGTCACTGCTATTGAGAAAGCCGAGTTGGCCGGGTATCAATTGAAAAATGTGGCCGAAGTGTGGTACACGCAATGGAAAGACAATAGGCCTTTAAGGGAAGGTCCCATAAGTTGGGAAGTATTTAAGAAGAccttccttgataggttctttccccatAAGAAGAGGGAAGCCAAAGTCGaggagttcatcaaccttcgccaaggaggtatgagtgtccAAGAATACCCCTTGAAATTTACTAAGTTGTCCAAATATGCCCCCTCTTTGGTTTCTGATCTGAGGGAGGAGATGAGCCGCTTTGTCACCGGTGTTTCGGATGTTATTGAACAAGGGTGTCGAGCGGCAATGCTCCATGACAACATGGATATCTCAAATTTGATGGTACATGCTCAACAAGTTGAGCctaggaagaagaatagagaggCAAAAAGGGCAAAACCCGAGGAACAAAGTTAA